Proteins from a genomic interval of Bacteroidota bacterium:
- the xth gene encoding exodeoxyribonuclease III, with translation MSELKVISYNVNGIRSAMTKGFGQWLKEANPDVICLQETKVHIDDFDPKPFEDLGYHCFLFDAAKKGYSGVAVFSKIKPDKVVYGCGIKKYDDEGRNVRIDLGDLSIMSTYFPSGTTGDERQAVKMQYLDDFFNFIHDLQKDRKKMLIAGDYNICHREIDIHNPISNKDSSGFKPEERAWMEKYFNSGFIDTFRYFHPKEAHQYSWWSFRANSRANNKGWRIDYIAATKNLEKNLLESAIYQQVKHSDHCPVYCKLKI, from the coding sequence ATGTCCGAATTAAAAGTTATATCCTACAATGTAAACGGCATCCGCTCCGCCATGACCAAGGGTTTTGGTCAATGGCTGAAAGAAGCCAATCCCGACGTGATTTGTTTGCAAGAGACCAAGGTACATATTGATGATTTCGACCCCAAGCCTTTTGAGGACTTGGGCTATCACTGCTTTTTGTTTGATGCAGCGAAGAAGGGATACAGCGGGGTCGCGGTGTTTTCAAAAATTAAACCCGACAAAGTGGTTTACGGTTGCGGTATCAAGAAGTATGATGACGAAGGAAGAAATGTACGTATAGACCTTGGTGATCTCAGCATCATGAGTACCTATTTCCCCAGCGGCACCACCGGTGATGAACGTCAGGCGGTGAAGATGCAGTACCTCGATGATTTTTTCAATTTCATTCACGATTTGCAAAAGGATCGGAAGAAGATGCTTATCGCCGGCGACTATAATATATGTCACCGAGAGATAGATATTCACAATCCCATCAGCAATAAGGACAGTTCAGGTTTCAAACCGGAGGAGCGCGCTTGGATGGAGAAATATTTCAACTCCGGTTTTATAGATACCTTTCGGTATTTCCATCCCAAAGAAGCACATCAATATTCATGGTGGAGTTTTCGCGCCAATTCACGTGCTAACAATAAGGGCTGGAGAATTGATTACATAGCCGCTACAAAAAACTTAGAGAAAAACCTCCTCGAATCAGCCATATACCAACAAGTGAAACACAGCGATCACTGTCCGGTGTATTGCAAACTGAAAATCTGA
- the mnmH gene encoding tRNA 2-selenouridine(34) synthase MnmH: MVTSLEIDEFLKQSAGHLMIDVRSEGEYEYGHIPQAVNMPLFNNEERKIVGTLYKQQGKEEAIIMGRQIAEKKIPGFLEFVVGHKKSERVFVHCWRGGMRSEGVAMLLHQHGYKVSVLKGGYKSYRHRVLNILAEPFRFIVLGGKTGSGKTDVLQQLKQRGAQMVDLEALAQHKGSAFGALGQAAQPSTEHFENLVAEEMKYFDRNKPVWVEDESRTIGRVFLDLNLWNHMRVSPLFVIELPEEIRLKKLIREYGSFSIEELKESITKIKKRLGNEQWKLAIDALASGDVPQAVQIALRYYDKAYEKGIALKDTKNIIHLLFEDGQPDSIANTLIEQAHKNYGN, encoded by the coding sequence ATGGTTACTTCACTCGAAATAGACGAGTTTCTGAAACAGTCAGCGGGGCATCTTATGATAGATGTCCGGTCGGAGGGGGAATATGAATATGGACATATTCCACAGGCGGTCAACATGCCCCTATTCAATAATGAGGAAAGAAAAATAGTTGGTACGCTCTACAAACAACAGGGAAAGGAAGAGGCTATTATAATGGGACGACAGATTGCCGAAAAGAAAATACCGGGCTTCCTTGAGTTTGTAGTCGGACACAAAAAAAGCGAACGAGTGTTCGTACACTGCTGGCGCGGAGGAATGCGCAGCGAAGGTGTTGCCATGCTACTGCATCAACACGGTTATAAAGTTTCAGTATTAAAAGGTGGTTATAAATCTTATCGCCACCGCGTGCTGAACATTCTGGCTGAACCCTTCCGGTTCATCGTATTAGGAGGAAAAACCGGTAGCGGCAAAACAGATGTTCTTCAACAATTAAAACAACGGGGTGCGCAAATGGTGGACCTCGAAGCACTGGCGCAGCACAAAGGCTCTGCCTTCGGCGCTTTGGGGCAGGCGGCGCAACCCAGCACGGAGCATTTCGAAAATCTGGTAGCAGAAGAAATGAAGTATTTCGATCGGAACAAACCGGTTTGGGTAGAAGATGAAAGCCGCACCATCGGTAGGGTATTTCTTGATTTGAATCTTTGGAACCACATGAGGGTATCACCTCTGTTTGTCATTGAACTGCCCGAAGAAATACGCTTAAAAAAACTGATTCGGGAATATGGCTCTTTCTCTATAGAAGAATTGAAAGAATCTATCACCAAAATTAAAAAGCGACTGGGCAATGAACAATGGAAATTGGCTATAGATGCACTCGCCTCCGGCGATGTACCTCAAGCAGTACAAATCGCCTTGCGCTATTACGACAAGGCTTACGAAAAAGGCATAGCGTTGAAAGACACCAAGAATATTATCCATCTCCTATTTGAAGATGGCCAACCGGATTCGATTGCAAATACACTTATAGAACAAGCACATAAAAATTATGGAAATTAA
- the tmk gene encoding dTMP kinase produces the protein MKKNLFIAFEGIDGSGKSTQVKLLSDQLKKEGHRVYVTSEPTDSPIGSMIRDILKHQMEADHRTIAGLFVADRLDHLLNKTNGILKKMEEGYTVITDRYYFSSYAYHGTHMSLDWVIEANSLSADLLRPDVNIYIDISPEVSMQRLIDGRSSMELYETTENLRSVRDKYLEAFERLKFKENIFTIDGDRPPEEIAKDIWKEVAQLGVTTKAR, from the coding sequence ATGAAGAAAAACCTATTTATAGCCTTTGAGGGCATTGACGGAAGCGGCAAAAGCACACAGGTAAAACTATTGAGCGACCAACTGAAGAAGGAAGGCCATAGGGTGTATGTCACTTCGGAACCTACGGACAGCCCAATCGGCTCAATGATTAGAGATATTTTAAAGCACCAGATGGAAGCGGACCACCGGACCATTGCCGGACTTTTTGTCGCTGACCGCTTAGATCATTTGCTGAACAAGACCAACGGAATACTGAAAAAGATGGAGGAGGGCTATACGGTCATTACAGACCGTTATTATTTTTCGTCCTATGCCTATCATGGCACCCACATGTCTTTGGACTGGGTGATAGAAGCCAACTCATTGAGTGCTGATTTACTTCGGCCAGACGTGAATATCTACATTGACATTTCGCCGGAGGTCAGTATGCAGCGCCTGATAGACGGGCGTAGTTCTATGGAGCTTTATGAAACGACGGAGAATCTGCGGAGCGTGCGCGATAAATATCTGGAAGCCTTTGAACGGTTGAAGTTCAAGGAAAATATTTTCACTATAGATGGTGACCGACCGCCGGAAGAGATTGCCAAAGATATCTGGAAGGAAGTTGCCCAGCTCGGGGTGACGACGAAGGCGCGATAG
- a CDS encoding ATP-binding protein produces the protein MTTVTSKTIKVASKAENITVVEKFIDEMQAELNIGGDVYGNILICLTEAANNAMLHGNKADPNKIAEISYELDSRGKNLTFIVKDQGPGFDHNTLPDPTAPENLERTSGRGVFLMMQLADMVVFSDNGATVELQFKI, from the coding sequence ATGACTACAGTAACTTCCAAAACCATTAAGGTTGCTTCCAAAGCAGAAAACATCACCGTTGTCGAAAAGTTTATTGATGAAATGCAGGCTGAACTGAACATCGGTGGAGATGTGTATGGCAACATCCTCATCTGCCTGACCGAAGCAGCCAACAACGCCATGCTACACGGCAACAAAGCCGACCCCAATAAAATTGCTGAAATCTCCTATGAATTGGATTCGCGCGGTAAGAACCTGACTTTCATTGTTAAAGATCAGGGACCTGGTTTTGACCACAACACTCTTCCAGATCCAACGGCTCCTGAAAACTTAGAGCGCACTAGTGGGCGCGGTGTTTTCTTAATGATGCAATTAGCCGATATGGTGGTGTTCTCTGATAACGGTGCAACCGTAGAACTACAGTTCAAAATTTAA
- a CDS encoding nucleotidyl transferase AbiEii/AbiGii toxin family protein produces MIPQAYITEWSNKVPWQANEQVEQDLVLCRALVEIFSDKFLADRLAFRRGTAIHKLFLQPQPRYSEDIDLVQIKAGSFGEIIDHLRAALSFVGKAKVEVGETMATMKFRFDSEFSPIVSLRLKVETNCREHFAVLGWEKKSFEVTSTWFSGKCELTTYQLEELLGTKLWALFQRRKGRDLYDLWKALKTVDVNPDLIIQCYKEYMKFSLDKPIPSKKEFQMNMEDKKTDTEFLGDTVALLRPDEKYNHEEAFETVTRTLVERM; encoded by the coding sequence ATGATACCACAGGCATACATAACAGAGTGGAGCAATAAAGTTCCCTGGCAGGCCAATGAGCAAGTAGAGCAAGACTTGGTTCTTTGCAGGGCATTGGTGGAAATTTTCAGTGACAAATTTCTTGCTGACCGTTTGGCGTTCCGGAGAGGAACCGCTATACACAAATTATTCTTGCAACCTCAACCGAGATATTCTGAGGACATTGATTTGGTGCAAATAAAAGCGGGTTCGTTCGGAGAAATTATTGACCACCTGCGAGCAGCATTATCCTTTGTCGGCAAAGCCAAGGTTGAAGTGGGAGAGACCATGGCCACTATGAAATTCAGATTTGATTCGGAGTTTTCGCCAATCGTTTCCCTTCGGCTGAAAGTAGAAACAAATTGCCGAGAGCATTTTGCCGTTCTTGGCTGGGAGAAAAAATCTTTTGAAGTAACATCAACCTGGTTCAGCGGAAAATGTGAGCTAACTACTTACCAGCTTGAAGAACTATTGGGAACAAAGTTGTGGGCTTTATTTCAAAGACGGAAGGGCAGAGATTTATATGACTTATGGAAAGCACTAAAGACTGTTGATGTTAATCCTGATTTGATTATTCAATGTTATAAGGAATACATGAAGTTCTCTTTGGATAAGCCGATTCCAAGTAAGAAAGAATTTCAGATGAATATGGAAGACAAGAAAACAGACACAGAGTTTTTAGGCGATACGGTTGCTTTGCTTCGGCCTGATGAAAAGTATAATCATGAAGAAGCGTTTGAAACGGTTACAAGAACTTTAGTTGAGCGAATGTGA
- a CDS encoding 3'-5' exoribonuclease — protein MYAIIDVETTGGSPSLDRVAEIAIVVFDGKEIKEIFSTLINPKRLIDPYVTRLTGITNEMVKNSPTFEDVHERILELTHENIFVAHNVKFDFGMLRQEFRRIGIDFNRKQMDTVNLARKVLPGHNSYSLGNICESVGIDISDRHRALGDAKATVKLLEVILGFPASAKYMEVELNHGIDADLLPPYLSKAEIEKLPEDAGVFYYKDEVGKILYLEGTKSIRRKVINDFSSPSNHPERLRMFELMRHIDYELSGNELIAKVFAHREITAHEPEFNKKQHITPYTHGIYLEIDEQDFAQLKIHSITSDRMGDMLKFSSKASANKVLAKIIRESNLYPWFALRSKMKENGIDTNSLKNYNHHIEKALKKYLYKQPNFFIIGQGIHPDDHSVVWVENNSYKGYGYFNPELTEAKPEILKEVIKPGEDDNEIQKIIRQQLRKQKDVKLLVY, from the coding sequence ATGTATGCCATTATTGATGTGGAAACCACCGGCGGCAGCCCCTCTTTAGATCGGGTAGCCGAAATCGCTATTGTGGTTTTTGATGGAAAGGAAATCAAAGAAATATTTTCTACGCTCATCAATCCCAAAAGGCTTATTGACCCTTATGTAACCAGGCTGACGGGCATCACCAATGAAATGGTGAAGAATTCGCCCACCTTTGAGGACGTTCATGAAAGGATTCTGGAACTGACGCACGAAAACATTTTCGTTGCGCATAATGTGAAGTTTGATTTCGGCATGTTGCGACAGGAATTTCGCCGTATTGGCATTGACTTTAATCGCAAGCAAATGGATACGGTCAACCTGGCGCGGAAGGTCTTGCCCGGTCACAATTCATACAGTCTTGGCAACATCTGCGAAAGCGTAGGCATTGATATTTCTGATCGTCATCGCGCACTGGGCGATGCCAAGGCTACGGTTAAACTATTAGAGGTAATTTTAGGTTTTCCTGCCTCTGCCAAATACATGGAAGTGGAGTTGAACCACGGTATTGATGCCGATTTGTTGCCTCCCTATTTGTCGAAAGCAGAGATTGAAAAACTACCCGAAGATGCGGGGGTATTCTATTATAAAGACGAGGTAGGGAAGATTCTCTATCTGGAAGGAACGAAAAGTATTCGTCGGAAAGTCATCAATGATTTTTCCAGTCCGTCTAATCACCCGGAGCGCTTACGTATGTTTGAGCTGATGCGGCATATTGATTACGAACTATCCGGCAACGAACTTATCGCCAAAGTCTTTGCCCACCGCGAAATCACTGCCCATGAACCGGAGTTCAATAAAAAGCAGCACATCACGCCCTACACCCACGGCATCTATCTTGAAATAGATGAGCAAGATTTTGCACAGTTGAAAATTCACTCTATCACTTCGGACCGAATGGGCGATATGTTGAAATTTTCGTCCAAAGCATCGGCCAACAAGGTGTTGGCCAAAATCATCCGCGAAAGCAACCTGTATCCTTGGTTTGCGTTGCGCTCCAAAATGAAGGAGAATGGAATAGACACAAACTCTCTGAAGAACTACAATCATCATATAGAAAAGGCGCTGAAAAAATATCTCTACAAACAGCCCAACTTTTTCATTATTGGCCAGGGCATACATCCCGATGATCACTCGGTAGTTTGGGTAGAAAACAATAGTTACAAAGGCTATGGATATTTCAATCCCGAACTGACGGAGGCAAAGCCGGAAATTTTAAAGGAAGTAATCAAGCCCGGCGAAGACGATAACGAAATCCAAAAAATAATCCGTCAGCAACTCAGAAAGCAGAAGGATGTGAAGCTCTTGGTGTATTAG
- the meaB gene encoding methylmalonyl Co-A mutase-associated GTPase MeaB, which produces MNIKLLSDNLSIPDYKTLARTISLVENEVEGFEDILHHLQPKNIPVVGFTGPPGAGKSTLLNAVLSILLGEDKKIGLILIDPSSPFNLGALLGDRLRMSAHFTNPNLYIRSLATRGSLGGLSDKIIEVVEVMRSYPFDYLFIETVGVGQSEVEIAGLADTTVVILVPEAGDSVQTMKAGLMEIADIFVINKSDRADAEALVSSLSNQLQLNGKEHLPILKTVAVDSTGVPELIAAFKKLESAPQNQERKLVLLSEKAVRIISKNKMKNFDLDKMKQALSHEMNRQNFNLYSFVQQYL; this is translated from the coding sequence ATAAACATAAAACTCTTGTCAGACAATCTTTCCATTCCCGATTATAAAACTCTGGCACGTACCATTTCCTTAGTGGAGAACGAAGTCGAAGGATTTGAAGATATTCTTCATCACCTGCAACCCAAAAACATCCCCGTCGTGGGCTTCACCGGCCCGCCGGGCGCAGGTAAAAGTACGCTGCTTAACGCCGTCTTGAGTATTTTATTGGGCGAAGACAAGAAAATCGGATTGATTTTGATTGACCCCTCCTCCCCTTTCAACCTCGGCGCATTGCTCGGCGACCGGCTGCGGATGAGTGCTCATTTCACCAATCCCAATTTATATATCCGTTCGCTGGCTACGCGCGGCTCGTTGGGTGGACTGAGCGATAAGATTATAGAAGTAGTGGAAGTGATGCGCAGCTATCCCTTTGATTATCTGTTTATCGAAACCGTGGGCGTGGGGCAAAGCGAAGTGGAAATTGCCGGGCTCGCAGATACCACGGTGGTCATCTTGGTTCCCGAAGCCGGTGATTCTGTGCAAACGATGAAAGCCGGCCTGATGGAGATTGCCGACATCTTCGTCATCAACAAATCCGACCGTGCCGATGCCGAAGCTCTGGTTAGTTCATTATCCAACCAATTGCAATTGAATGGTAAAGAACATCTGCCTATTTTGAAAACCGTAGCGGTAGATTCCACCGGTGTGCCTGAATTGATTGCTGCATTCAAAAAATTAGAGAGCGCTCCACAAAATCAAGAACGCAAATTGGTGTTGCTATCCGAAAAGGCAGTCAGAATCATTTCTAAAAACAAGATGAAGAATTTCGATTTAGACAAAATGAAACAGGCTCTTAGTCACGAGATGAACCGACAGAACTTCAACCTTTATAGTTTCGTTCAACAATATCTTTGA
- a CDS encoding nucleotidyltransferase domain-containing protein codes for MTEYLIEKVDLIEFARKHGREWKGISGAINLAEKYRVSISQAFPPPPLFSSDIDLVVFGSLARNECTEGSDLDWTLLIDGQANSVHRASELSVKQALEKIELAKPGTTGVFGHMTFSHDLIHYIGGQEDTNHNITQRVLMLLESEKIAVGGIGAQGTAYDRVTRGIIQQYINDDSGFRSERGKQLKVPRFLLNDIIRFWRTMCVDFAYKQREQDGRKWALRNLKLRMSRKLIYAKGLLMCFSCYQNENLKNLADIENHLFACVQTRPLEFILSILIRLKTPEELILQLMDAYDNFIVLLNSSKRDHLEKLPLDKVYTDPIFRQARDNSDKFKEAMNRIFIFEAPLLKEFTLKYGIF; via the coding sequence GTGACAGAATACCTAATTGAAAAAGTAGACTTAATAGAATTTGCAAGGAAACATGGAAGAGAGTGGAAGGGTATTTCTGGGGCGATCAATTTAGCCGAAAAATACCGCGTTTCTATATCTCAGGCCTTTCCCCCACCGCCACTATTTTCTTCTGATATTGACTTGGTTGTGTTCGGTTCTTTGGCCCGAAACGAATGCACAGAAGGAAGTGATTTAGATTGGACATTGCTCATTGATGGTCAGGCAAATTCAGTTCATCGCGCATCTGAATTGAGTGTAAAGCAGGCACTAGAAAAAATCGAACTAGCTAAGCCGGGAACCACAGGGGTATTTGGCCACATGACATTTAGTCATGACTTGATTCATTATATAGGAGGACAGGAAGATACCAATCATAACATAACTCAACGAGTATTAATGTTGTTGGAGTCTGAAAAAATTGCTGTTGGGGGTATTGGTGCTCAAGGAACCGCATATGATCGTGTCACGAGGGGAATTATACAGCAATATATAAATGATGATTCCGGCTTTCGTTCTGAGCGGGGAAAGCAATTAAAAGTGCCTAGATTTTTGCTCAATGACATTATACGTTTTTGGCGGACAATGTGTGTAGATTTTGCATATAAACAGCGGGAACAAGATGGCAGAAAATGGGCTCTGAGAAACCTAAAGCTGCGCATGTCAAGAAAACTGATCTATGCTAAGGGACTTTTGATGTGCTTCAGTTGTTATCAAAACGAAAATCTTAAGAATTTAGCAGACATTGAAAATCATCTTTTTGCCTGCGTTCAAACAAGACCGCTAGAATTTATATTAAGCATTTTGATACGCTTGAAAACACCAGAAGAATTAATTCTTCAACTCATGGATGCTTATGACAACTTTATTGTGCTTTTGAATTCATCTAAAAGAGATCATCTTGAAAAATTGCCACTGGATAAAGTCTATACTGACCCAATATTCAGACAGGCGCGAGACAACAGTGATAAATTTAAAGAAGCGATGAACAGAATCTTTATCTTTGAGGCCCCATTATTGAAAGAGTTTACACTTAAATACGGTATATTTTAA
- a CDS encoding peptidylprolyl isomerase produces MMKAAPNTVVKITYELRTEPTGPVMDAADKESPFSFLVGHNNVLDKFEKSLEGLIAGNQFNFSLTAEDGYGEYDQQAVISLDKKVFAVDGVVQDEMVFVGNVVPLQDQDGNPFQGRVVNIEGDKVTVDLNHPFAGKPLYFSGVVLEVREANQTELEHGHVHEHGDHSHH; encoded by the coding sequence ATGATGAAAGCTGCTCCAAACACCGTTGTAAAAATCACTTATGAACTGCGCACCGAACCCACCGGACCGGTGATGGATGCGGCAGATAAAGAAAGTCCCTTTTCTTTTCTGGTCGGTCATAACAATGTGCTCGATAAGTTTGAAAAAAGCCTCGAAGGCTTGATTGCCGGAAATCAATTCAACTTCTCCCTCACCGCCGAGGACGGCTATGGAGAATATGATCAACAGGCGGTCATCTCTTTAGATAAAAAAGTGTTTGCCGTTGACGGTGTAGTACAGGATGAAATGGTTTTTGTGGGCAACGTAGTGCCCCTGCAAGACCAAGATGGCAACCCCTTCCAGGGACGGGTAGTCAATATAGAAGGTGATAAGGTTACGGTTGATCTCAATCATCCGTTTGCCGGAAAACCTCTCTATTTCTCGGGCGTTGTGCTGGAAGTACGCGAAGCCAACCAAACCGAACTGGAGCATGGCCACGTGCATGAACACGGCGACCACAGCCATCATTAA
- the ybeY gene encoding rRNA maturation RNase YbeY has product MPIQFHNADIRFSLKQKRKIQRFIHYQITTLSNYQIGSLDFIFCSDDYLLNINHRFLKHDYYTDIITFDLSEKGDAKTRDEQSLVSEIYISVDRVKENSLKFEQTKVADLKLEANMRNPPSGAKRSTPPNQNFESELLRVIFHGVLHLLGYKDKTVKQKKEMRKMEEKWLLWFADYN; this is encoded by the coding sequence ATGCCAATCCAATTTCATAATGCTGACATTCGTTTTTCTTTAAAACAAAAGAGAAAGATACAGCGATTCATTCATTATCAAATTACCACATTATCAAATTATCAAATCGGCTCTTTAGATTTCATTTTTTGCAGCGACGATTATCTGCTCAACATCAACCACCGATTCCTAAAGCATGATTATTATACGGATATCATCACCTTTGATCTAAGTGAGAAAGGAGACGCTAAGACAAGAGACGAACAGTCGTTAGTTTCTGAAATATATATAAGCGTGGATCGGGTGAAAGAAAACAGTTTGAAGTTTGAGCAGACCAAAGTTGCTGATTTAAAATTGGAAGCAAATATGCGCAACCCTCCATCTGGAGCCAAGCGCTCTACCCCCCCCAATCAAAACTTTGAAAGTGAGCTATTAAGAGTCATATTCCACGGGGTACTTCATTTATTGGGTTACAAAGACAAAACCGTGAAGCAAAAGAAAGAAATGAGGAAAATGGAGGAGAAATGGCTTCTCTGGTTTGCGGATTACAATTAG
- a CDS encoding Bro-N domain-containing protein encodes MRSMSNIKLFKSKTVRTHWDEDAEIWYFSVIDVIEILTGSSIPKRYWSDLKKKLTTEGSQLYENIVQLKFEAADGKKYATDCLDTPNLLRLIQSIPSPKAEPFKQWLAQVGYERIEESQDPEISIDRAMENYLKLGYSKEWINQRLKSIEVRKELTDEWENRGVKKGQEFASLTDIITRAWSGKTVQQYKQHKNLKKENLRDNMTNLELVLNMLAEATTTEISKEKKPKNLDENKVIAMQGGTIAGNTRKAIEAKSGRKIVSPLNAKGLKPSAETKKLKK; translated from the coding sequence ATTCGCTCAATGAGTAACATCAAATTATTCAAATCCAAAACAGTCCGCACCCATTGGGATGAGGACGCTGAAATATGGTATTTCTCTGTGATTGATGTCATTGAGATATTAACTGGTAGCAGCATCCCAAAACGCTATTGGAGCGATTTAAAAAAGAAACTTACTACGGAAGGGAGTCAGTTGTACGAAAATATCGTACAACTGAAATTTGAAGCAGCAGATGGGAAAAAGTACGCAACTGATTGTTTGGATACTCCCAATTTATTGCGGTTAATTCAATCCATTCCTTCGCCCAAGGCAGAACCTTTTAAACAATGGCTGGCACAGGTTGGTTATGAAAGAATTGAAGAATCTCAAGACCCGGAAATAAGCATTGACCGGGCTATGGAAAATTATTTGAAGCTTGGTTATAGCAAAGAATGGATTAACCAACGCCTAAAGAGCATTGAGGTCCGTAAGGAGCTGACTGATGAATGGGAAAACCGGGGGGTGAAGAAAGGACAAGAATTTGCCAGCCTTACGGATATTATCACCCGCGCCTGGAGTGGCAAAACGGTGCAACAATACAAGCAACATAAGAATTTGAAAAAGGAAAACCTGCGCGATAATATGACCAATTTAGAGTTGGTATTGAATATGCTGGCAGAAGCAACTACTACAGAGATCTCGAAAGAAAAGAAACCGAAAAATCTCGATGAAAATAAAGTTATTGCCATGCAGGGCGGCACCATCGCCGGCAATACAAGAAAGGCGATTGAAGCCAAAAGCGGAAGAAAAATTGTAAGCCCCTTAAATGCTAAGGGTCTAAAGCCTAGTGCCGAAACGAAAAAGTTAAAAAAATAA